The Schistocerca piceifrons isolate TAMUIC-IGC-003096 chromosome 11, iqSchPice1.1, whole genome shotgun sequence genome includes the window AAACAATAAGAGACAGCTTTAGATAAACAGTGATAAAATTTTGTGGATGCATCACAGGATGCCCGTCGACAGGCTCACAATGCAGATCTCTGAGGTAGCAAGCACTAGCAAACGCAATTCAAAATTGGTCATAGGTACAGAAGAAGTTGGACTCTCGCAAGATAACGTAATAAATCAATAAAGAGTCAAGAAAGACCATGAAACATACTTAAACAGAAACACATGGAAAACAGAAATGGATATAAATATTTGGAAGACCACAAGAGAGACCACAATgacgtacaccatgtgatcaaaagtatccagacagctgCCTGAAAAATGGCTTAAAAATTCGtcgcgccctccatcagtaatgctggaactGAATATGGTATTGGCCGATTCTTATCCATGATGACAGGTTTCATTCTCGcaagcatacattcaatcaggtgctggaatgttgcttggggaatggcagccgattcttaataggtgttgcactgaggagaggtatcggtgtcagtcggtgatgcctggcacgaagtcagcattccaaaacatcccagaggtattctaaaggattcaggtcaggtctctgtgcaggccagtccattacagggatgttattgtcgtgtaaccacttcgccattggccgtgcattatgaacaggtgctggattgTGTTGACAgctgcaattgccatccccaaattggtcttcaacagtgggaagcaagaaggtgcttaaaacatcaatgtaggcctgtgctatgatagcgccacacaaaacaacaaggggtgcaaaccccctccatgaaaaacattgaCACCATAACACCagaaccacctccgaattttactgttggcactacacacactggcagatgatgttcaccaggtatTTGCCATATCGACATCCTGCCATTaggtcaccacattgtgtactgtgattcttcATTCCACAgaacaattttccactgttcagttgtgcaATGGTTTCGCTCCTTACATCAGGCAAGGCATCATTTGGAATTTACCtacgtcatgtgtggcttatgagcaggtgcTCAATGGTGAAatataagttttctcacctcccaccaaacAATCATAATACCTGCAGTGAATAATGATGAactctggaattcctgtgtgatgctctgtatagatgtctgcctgttacacattacggcccCCTCCAACTGTCAGCAGTTTCTGTAAGTGAACAAACGAGATCAGCCTGTACTCttgtgtgctgtatgtgtccctccacgtttccacttcactatcacgtcagaaacagtggacctaagtacGTTTAGTAATGTGGTAATCTGGCTAAAGTgatacccgatcacctgaccaagttcgaagtctgtgggttctgcagagtgccccattctgctctctcatgatgtctgatgactacagagttcactgatatggagttcctggcagaaGGTAACAGCACAacgcacctcatatgaaaaactgatgtttttgggggtgtttgaTCAAATGTATCCACATTGTGTATGTAAAGAAATTGGGAAGGATGTAGGAATaggaaacaaaatttaaatttagaCACTATCTCTTAAAAGTTAATGTAtgaaatagtaataatgataataatgtaaTCTGGAAACGTCTCCCATAATTATCAGTGTGAGGAGATTAGCAATAATCATAGGTATCTGATTGTCAGTAGACTTCACAGAAGTAATCTGCAGTAGCAGCTTCTGCTTTTTAATATGCTATGTGTCACATTCTGCAACCCTCTAGACAATATGATTTGTGGAATACAATGTGTAGATCCaagaatgagtgaatgaatgaataactAACCTTCCCACCCTCTCTCTGACCAGGATATAGGCTACTGTATGATTTCACACTGAAAGAGAAATtaaatttatgaatgaaataaaaaaatgaagaaaaaaattcagCACAAGAAAACAGAGTAAGATTACCCTTTTTACTGAAAGGGAAATGATAGCTGTGTAACCAGATCGTGTGTAGGTTCCAAAAAGGTTATATCCTGGGCACAAATGAAGATACAAATGTATGATAACTTTATGTTCAGATGTATAGCTGTAAAGCTTTTATTTGCAGAAGAACCATTCAATTTATCATGAGTACATCTTCTATATGCATTCATGTGTAATGGGGTACTTTTCACAATTTGGTTTAAGTTCAGTGTTTTCATTCACTTTTGACAAAAGTTCACTATTCCCTCAACTGGACATGCAACAAACATTGAGGCAATAGATTGTCCCATACTTATTTAAACACATTTGGAGTTCTTGTGctcaaagttgttttttttttttttatttagtgaacCTTAAGTTACTGCATGCCAAGGCAAATAGATGGAACATTCCACAAACCCCGACAAAAAAATGACACTGTGAGATCAGACAAAATTCAAGGTCGGCAGGTGAAAGTGAGATGTGTATGCCCCTTATGGCTGATACATCATTAAGGCAGCTTATTGTTAAGAAGTGCTCTTTCATGCAGGTGCCAGTGTGGCGATGCTCCATCCTggtgaaaaatgatttttttctctGGATAGTTTCCTTTGCATCTATCTCGAAACCTTTTGTTATTTCTATTTATGTCAAAATTTCATGTGTTGTGAAGTTCCTTGCTGTACTGATTATATTCCTCATTATTAACATGAAAGTGTTGCTTCATTAAATTACATAATTTGAATAACAAATCATGAACACCACCAAGAAATGGTTTCTTTTCCAATTCACAATACATTATCCTTGTCTTTGTTATTACTCATTTTCAATGCagttgttattttttaaaaatcaattaattGATATAGTTACCTTAATTCAACGTACTGTCAGAGATGACTCAGTCTTTCTTGTTATTGTGAAATAGTTTGTTTAATCTGACACGTTTGTCATTAGGTGATCATTTTCGGGTTTGCTGACTGAATTTCTGGATTATCCTTTATGTTAAAGGTTTTCTGCTAGGCTTCAGTAACAAACTTGTTTTAGTGCTATTGTAGCTATCCACATTCTGATTGcttcttcatatttattcattGTATACTGGCTGTTTATAATTGGCCACCTGTATTTATCTGCAGTTGTATTAATCCCTCCCCTGCTGTGAAATGTATGAAAGCACATTCTTTCATTTGGAGATAACACTGTCCTCATGTTGACCATgttgtttatttcctatttatgATACTACACAAATCTTTGTCATTTATATGACTATAAAATAAAACCACTTCATGTAATAATTCCTATAGCTTTCATGTCAagctgtactcctgaatttcctctGTGGATGAAACTGATGGGACATTTAATGACTTTGATGTTCCATGCAGTGAGCTATCTCAAGAGAATGGCATAATATTGAATGCTGCAGTtgtgaaaaaaatacatttaatagcAGCTCAGATAGATATTTCTTCAGTTCTTTCCTTTGCCAGTTTCATAAATAAAAATCAGacgattttttacatttttctctggTACTTTGCCTAACTGTATGTGCCCGAGAGGTGAAATGTATTTCAGGCATTTAATTTTGTAGTATCAAGTaggaaatttgttttaaaataaatcaAGGTTTCTATTGTTACTTACACAGCTAAAAACAAAGTGATGAAATGAAGTGTTAATTTTTACCTATAATTTTCTTCAATAACTGCTACATTTATGTAATGTATCTTTTTGATAATACTATTTCCAAGCATTATTTGGAACATTCAGATGTTTGTGGGtgttaatacaattttatttatttactgtttcatcagttttaaaTCACCAGTAATTCTTTGTACTATTTCAGGTGGCAGCTTCAATAAGAGAAGCATCTGATAGTTTAAGGTACGTTTTTATTATTCACTGCAGAATTCTTTGAGCAGTATAAATTTTTAGTTACTCCATGTGAAAGGAAAACAAACAATAACCCCTAGGGTTATAGTTATTTTTAAAAAGTTCTGTTTTTTGGAGTTCtatttttttctatatattaacCATTTGCAGTATATACATACAGTATATACTGACTACAGCAACATTATGCATGTTGTCAGAGAAAACTATATCTACTATTCTGTTATTGCAGAAGATTAAAAAGATGCTTTAAAATATTACAAGGTACGTCAGTCCCattttgcaataactgcacaaacaaaacaaaaatgccatTTATGATTAACTGTCAATCCAAGCTTTCCAATAACGAGAGTAGATACAAGGTGAAGCATTAATTTTATGTTCTTGAAACATATCAGTTTCTCAGATTTACTGATACCCAAGAATGTTGTTTACTGCTGGCCCCACGATGCCACATGTAACCTTTTGTTTTGTGGGTTTGACTTGGCAGAAGTTGTAAAGAAATACTAGTTTTGTCCACATTGCTGGCATAAGATACAGCAAACTTTTCTCTCACTTGGTCAAACTCATGCAACCAATGCTTGCCCTTTCTTCATCAACTTCATTCACTTCATTGCCTGTCACTGAGGATGAAATTAGGCCTCTATTTTGGAACTTACACAGCCAACAAACAAAACAATTGAAGTCTGTTTTGAATGTCTAAATTTTCTGCAGTCTCATTTGTTGTTCACTCAATTATATTTCCACTTATAGGCGCATTGGAGGTGCACATATAGCTGAAGCACTGTAAAAGTAAAAGTTCAACATCTTCATATATAACACTGTGAAGTCACTTCAGCATGCACCTGGAACACAGAACAgcagaattaagcacatttcatTTAAGTAGTGTAGATAATGTAGATTTTCTGAGTCTAAACCTTCCTCCAATTGTGCTTTTTTTCAATACACCATATGCTGCTTTCTGCAGAATTTTTAGTTTCACTTGCTTATCTAAGCTTTGTGCTTCCTAAAGCATGACAACCCCTTCACTTCTTGGAATTCAATGTTACTACTACTGACTCTATTTAAAGAATATAAAAGCACATCTCACCATGGAATTGCACTTGTTGATGGAATCTAGTTTTTCACACTGTTTGTATCACAATTGTTTTCCTTGTTGGTGGTGATTGTTGAGCAATGTTATGCACAAAGGTCAGCTAGAAAAAcattaggaaaaaaaaacattgacaATTCAGgtttaatgaaaaatataatgaTGCTACAGACTAAAACACACTTTGTAATTCATGCGGACTGAAATTTGTTAACCAGTAAGACATTGTACAATATCATGTACATTACTGCCAGTACTGATATTCTTCTGGTGTTAACCAAGTGTTCACCTTAAGTGAGTTCATGTTAAGCCTGATGTTTGAAATATACATGATGGTTGATTATTATTGATAAGTAAAAATATTACAAAGCAGTCATGTTAGTAACACATTCTATAAAACAgctggtttgtgtgtgtgttgtttaataAAAGAGTGTACTTCTTTTATACAAAAGTACAGGTGAGGTGTCAGCAGCTGTATAGTGCTAACTATTCTAATTGAATATGACATGGAAGTCATACAAATTCAATGTGCTGGGTACATGCTAATGTCCTACCATGTAGAACAAGTAAGAGGAAAGGGTGAGTGGTTATATATCCAAAACCTGGAGTCAAGTTTCAGCCCCTTCAGATTAATGACTGTTGGGGTGAATAACTCTTTGATTACTGTGTCAGCAATGTGGATTGGGAAACAAGCTTGTTGTATTCACAATTTACAGGCCACCATCATGTTCTTAAATTTCATAAAGCAGCTGTAGTCAGCTTTAGGAAGGCCATGAAGACTTAACTGGTGAGTCATCTTTTGTGACTTGTGAGAAGCTACTAACAAAGGACACCTAGAATGCCCTATGTCTGAATATGGGAAATCTAACACAGTACAATTCCCCAAAAGGACTTAGCGTACACATTGCAGATTTGGCTGATTTGGGAGCAAAACTGATAGTGATATATCTGGCCATGACAGTAAAATGAATTTTAATCAGTTATGCTCAGATCATTGGATGAAACTATTGTCATCACAGAATTAGAGGGAAATTACAGGACAAATGTTATCAGTAGGTATATAAGGGGCACAGTGTGGATGGACAGTTAAACTTTGTGTTaataattttcctagtattctTATTGTGTAAACCACCACAATACTGACTCGAAgtaagagcaagagatgaataactCCTTGGACTTAATTATCTTGTGCCAGGTAGAGAGAGCTCTACCTACTTCAGAAGACAACAAACTGTGATAGTGAAATATTCTGCTATACTGTCTGTAGTGCACAATCAGATCTTCCTTTGTGCTCAGTAAAGCTCTTTTTTCCTGTCACAAGATGTTCTCATCCCAAATTGTAGCTATGCCTTTTTGGTGTTTGAACTGTAGTAGCCACTTGACCTGTTGTGTAGGAAGGCTGGACTGACGAGGTTGCAAAATCATTTTTAGGAAAAAATTCTTTCCTGCATTTACTGTGTATATCCATGGTAAACATTTACCATTTTTCACCTAGTAAATGCTCACAGATGAGTGTGACTGCTATGTCTAGATCTAAACCTGTTCCTTGTGAAGCACTGTGCAATAAGAGATTAATATCTCTGGTTAGGCCTATATGATAAGCATCACACACCCTTCAGCAATGTTCTGAGGTGAGTCACACAGTTGTTTTGAAAGCATTGGATTTCTGCGGTATCCTCGGAATGGATTCTCTGGTATCGTAGCAATGGACCGACATCTATACCTACAATTGAACCAATGTGATGATTCCATTTGGTATCTCCACATATTGCTACACTCAAGAATAAATGAGAGTAGTGATAGGATACTATGTTTCTCCTTTTTGTGAAATACACTATTTTTAGTCATAATGTTTGAAGCTAGCTGGCAATCCTTGCATCACTTCAAAATTTTATCTAGGTACAAGCTGATACATTCTTTTAAATTCTGCCTTTTATCTGTCTTGGCTATGAAACTGAGTCAACAATACTGTTCATTATAGATTACCTACATTTCTATATTCTTATTTATAGTAACTTCTACTGGTGCATTACTCTTCTTTTCTCCGTATTCACCTTaccaggaatgttgttcttcctcccaCGCAccacactaattcccaccatatcaaacttcaacttatccatttctcaTTTCGTGTTATTTGACTCACCTAATCAATCAAGGGACTTCACATTCCACACACTGACTTGTAGCGATATTGTTTCTTTCACCTGATGATATCCACAAGAGTAGCCCCCTGCCAGAGGTCTTATTGGGAAGCTATATTGCTattagaatattttacccaattggATGTCATGATCATTAAACTATACAGCAGAGCAGCATGTGGTTATAACAGGTATAGTTTCCCTTGCTTTTAGCTGTTCACAGTACTAACATAGCAAGGTCATGTTGGCTAATGGTACAAGAGCAAATTGCATAATCATCCAAACcattctgcatttacatctacatagatactctgcaagctagCATATGGTATGGGGGTGGCTGGTACCTTTACTACTAGAAAGACCTGCCATCCATCTTCATTAACCACATGTTAGTGTGTGGACCCTCCCTAGATATCCTTCCATTGCAGTTTTATGTACTTtatgtgtctgtctgtttttaaggCATGTATGTAACTTCACTTTGCCAAGATAAATGTTTCCTATGGTAAGTGGGTGCCACACAACTGAAACATGTGAAATAATTTACCTATTAccaaaaagtcacaaaattaggAAATCATGACATTGTTCCATGGAGATGCTGATAGACTTTTTAATTGTACACTTAATATCATATATTCTCACTACATTCTTTAGTAAGTTATTGGTTATCACAAGTTATTGTTTGGAAGTTACACAGGAATTAGGGTTGGCTTGTAGAAATGAGGCAACACATACTTGAGGAAAATTATGAATAACTAAAGTGGTAAGCTGCAGTTAAAAGGTATAATATTAAACTCAAGTTCATAAGGGTTAACAGTATGTGTAACTGCTCATGTAATCAGCTTTGAGATGATGCCATAAGTCCTAAATATCACAAGCTTTGTTGTACTGTGTCATTTAAGGGACAAGAACTCCATGAGAAATACCAGAAAGCTGCATATGAATCAGGAATATGTGTTGCAACAGTTGTACCAACTTGAACCATGACTGTCCAGCAATAGACTAGGATACCTGCGTGTCACTCACTTTTGTTATGCGAAGGTTGTTCCAGTGAGACATCTTGGTATATTCAGTGTTGGAACTTTCATTAGCATAGTCTTCAAGAACACATTTGATGGTGACTTGGGGTTGTGGCAGCTGATGGGGGTGTTACTTGATGTTCTACTCTATCCCAACAGAACAAGATAGAAAATACTAGAAACCTAAAGCCACCATCATAGTCATTGGAgaaaaaacataaatgaaataaCAACTGTCAAAATAATGAGACTTGATGCTTCCAGAGCCTCAGGTACAAATACAGTAAGCCAAATGACAAGAAAAATTCTATCAGCATGTGCCATACCTGGTCTGTAGAATCCAAGAAACTGAGCACTCACATCCAGTGTACATTTGAAGGATATTGCTCCATCCTGAGACTGTGAATGGCTGGAATACGCTGCCTTTCCCTAATCAGATAATATGTTGGAACAGTGTGTGATTGTGGCTGTGTCCTCCTTGTATATGTGTTGATAGGAGTGTTTGGGCAAAGGCAGTGCCTGCCATCTATGTCATCTGTAAGCTTTGAAAGTGTGAGGTGTTTCCAGCCACTTTGATAATGGGCACACCAGGCATCTACACTTCTAATATGGCCTATGTGGAAGCAACTGTGTAAGTAATATACCTACATAGGGCATACcgaaaaggtgtttttttttattttataaattcagCATACAGTAGTGTAGTCAGTAGGATATAATATTCTACATTAACTTAGTGTCTGGAGATTTTAGACAGAAGCCCATTGTACTGAGAGTTTCTCTTAAAGAAAGTTTTCTGGTGTATGAAATTATTGGCACAGTGTATAACTGTTCTACTCAATGTAGTGATTAACTGCAAAGGTTTTTATTAATCACATAGAAAATAACTTTTACTGTAGTCCGATTAAAACTACTTGATAGCTGATGTGTGTCACTTGACACTGCAATATTGCTACATCCACTACCAGCTACATTGCTTggttataggcaacacacaaacacagctgattttaagtgacctatGACTAAAATGTGGCAGATGACAGGTTTTGTAGCATTGAAACAAACTCGTGTCCTAACCTTACCTCAACTATGTGATCTGCAGTATATCTGAGAAAACAGTGATCAACAACCTGCAGCACAATTGAGATCATGATCATTTTGTTCAGAGCTTTTAAGGCTAACCTGTATGACCGAACTGAAGACTGAAATATTTCTTAGTATGTTTCTTTGCACAGCCATCTTCTGCAGCAAAGTTTCAGTTTTTGatgaaagcaaactgtaatttctcactgtcattggtTACTTGAAACGATATATCCATCAAAAAGCAAAACAGTCAAAAGCAGCAATCAGTATAGAATAATAGCACAGAAGTATGTGCATGCTCCTACCCACCCACAGCCATATCCACACTCAAATGACCTAATTGGGAAGCTCAAAGATGTCCATTTTCATTGTGATGGAATGGGGAGCtgcaggtggaatgactggacccAGATATCACATGGATGTACCATGCACCTACTGCAGTTACTTGCTCTCAGAAGACAATGGTaggatttgctgtacatgattcgtGCTGATATCACCATTGATACGTTTGTTTGATTCACTcaaggatgttttggaactccaggGGACCAGATATTGAGTAGTTGTAAAGATATTTTTGAATGGGAGGCTGTAACTGCGTTGGCATCCTCCCTGCCAGACAGTATGTCAATTAGAAAGGGCTACACGTAAGCTGTGCTGCTAACAATACATATGTAATGTTGTAATAATTTGTGTGTCATTCACatttgttcatcagtctggaaatTTATGTATGTGTTCCTTCATTTATTGACCTGACATTATTTCTTATATATGTACAGGTGTTGTCCACATGGTTGATGGCCATACCACCTAGCCAATTAGAAATGTGATGTTGGTGGTAGTTGGTGATTAATTTGGAGTCAAATAAAATGCCATGCTTTATTGGTTTCAGAAATAAATTGATCATTGGTGGTTTTAAGAATTTCTACCCAAAGCCTAAAGAGTTctctaaaacaaagaaaaatccacATGGAAAGAGTGATtggtttttattttaaaatcatagaTTACTCTTATTTTTTGTTTCCCTTTATCTTTTGGTGGATATTTTTATGTCAAAAGCTAGAGGATATTATTtctaataaatgtaataatttggtGTAAAAGAGTGTAAAACTGTATTTTAAAAATAGTGCAAGACTTTTAGTAATAGAATCTACTAGAAAATATAGGGAACCTAGTCAGCATTGAATGAGACTGGGCGTTATTCAATTTCCTGTGATCATTTGCTTcataaaaatgtttcatattaggaAAATTCTATCATTCTGGTAGAATTGTCATGACAATTTTAAATCACTTATATTTACTGAATGAGTTATCTGTGATGgccatacatttttatattttggttTATAGGCCCTGATTTTGTGGATGGtgaaatattgtattgtattgtgtaaaTCAACATTTCACACCTCTTTCTTCCTTCCTCAGTTTCATTCAAAGTGCTGGTGACAGCTGTGACATTTCATATCAAGAAACATTACATCAAGGAGTAGTCAATGACAAGCTGGAGATGTATGCAGAGAAGTCAACTGATTTCAGTGTGTCTCACAACTATACCAAAATACAGACTTCACAAGAAGACGGCTTATGTGGCACAAGATTAAGTTGTAGCATCAGGGAAAAGGAATTCCATAAGTTTAACTGTAGTTTCTGCCTACAGAGTTTCCCTTCCAAATACAGACTCATAATGCATATCTTCATCCACATTGATGGTGTGCAGGCACCTGCATTTGTGTGTAAGTCATGTGGTGAGGTATTGCCCACTGATGACTGCTTGAAAGAACATTTGAGAATGAGGGAGGGTGACCAAGCATTATCTGCTACCAACAGTGAGAAACTTGAATGCAGTGATGATCATGAAAACAATATCTCCTTCGAGTGTGTACAAGAAGGAATCGTGGAACAGACTGCGGAGCCCCCTTCATACAAGGTACCCAGTAAAAGCTTTAAAAAATCCTTTAATGACATATGTAATACACATACTGTGAAACAAGCCGAAGAGAAACTCGAAAGATGTAATGACTGTTTAATTTCATGTACAAGTGACCATTTTCATGTCCAACCTGTGCTAAGTCCAAAGAGACATCACAAATGTGATGTTTGTGGTAAAATGTTTACTTTGTTAGGCAATCTTAAGAAACATAACGTAATACATACTGGAGAGATACCCCACGAATGCGATGTTTGTGGAAAATCGTTTACTGAAAGGGGCAGTCTCAAGAGACATGAATTAATACACACTGGACAGAGACCACACAAATGCGATGTCTGTGGAAAATCATTTACTCAGTCGGGCAGTCTCAAGAATCACAAATTAATACACACTGGACAGAGACCACACAAATGCGATGTCTGTGGAAAATCATTTACTCAGTCGGGCAATCTAAAGACCCAAAAGTTAATACACACTGGAGAGACACCCCACGAATGCGATGTTTGTGGAAAATCGTTTATTGAAAGGCGCAGtctcaaaaaacaaaaattactacACACTGGACAGAGACTACACAAATGCGATGTCTGTGGAAAATCATTTACTCAGTCGGGCAGTCTCAAGAATCACAAATTAATACACACTGGACAGAGACCACACAAATGCGATGTCTGTGGAAAATCATTTACTCAGTTGGGCAATCTCAAGACCCATGTATTAATACACACAGGAGAGAGAGTCCACAAATGTGATACTTGTGGTAAATTATTTAATGTATTGAGAAATCTCAAGGCCCATATGTTAATACACAGTGGAAAGAGACTCTACAAATGTAGTATTTGTAGAAAATCTTTTACTCAGTGGGGCACTCTCAGGAAACACAAATTAATACACACTACATAGAGACCACTCAAAAATTGTTGAGGTCTGTAGGCCTACACACGTGTTTTATGAAAATTGTTCTAATGTGCTacagagaggtcacaaaaaataaaTCCATTTCCGCAGCTTCACATTTGAAGAAGTTACATACTAAATACAACATATGAAGCGCACAATTGTGATTTTTTGTTGCAAATGCTCCATGCTTTAATGATCGGGCTACCTGAAATTTGTGCATTGAGAGATATCTTTTACTCGTTTGAGAAATTCTGTGCAGTTATCAGGACCCAATATTCTTCAAGAGAATGTACCAGTATGATGCTAATTATTTGAAAGAAACTGCCATTTCAATCTTCATGAAGCTGTATCCACTACGCAGGCGACAGCAGAAATGTGTTTATTACACATTCATATTGTAGGATATTTATCTCAAGAATGGAGAAAGATACAAAAATCTCTTGATTATGCGAACATATTATTGAGGTATGCCTCCTTAATAGTAATGCTATTTGTGTGATCAATAATCTGCATCCATTaggaaataactgatggtggcaagTATGCAGAGATAAGGGAAAAAATTATAATCATCTGCCTAGTAgtgttttgattcacctacagaCCGCAATACAACAGTGCATCTCTATGGTATGGACTCATTAGTTCTTCGTTAGTTTTTCAGTTGTAAATCGGACTATAAGTCTACACACATCTCACACCTTTCCCATTAACTGTAGGCTATCGGTTTGTTGCTGTCTAGTTGGTGTGCAATAGCATCCCAGATTCATTTCATCATGATCTAATGAGGTGAGATGGGTGGGAAAGACAACAGTGTGAACCATCATGCTGCTCGAACCATTGCAGTGTGATTCTTACCTTGTAatttggacagttatcctgctgtaaGATGTTATCACTCTCTGTAAATACATCAAGCATTAAGTGATAAGTTTGCAATAATGCTTATGTTCTCCACATCTGTCATGGTGCTTTCAGTTATGACCAGCTGTTTTCTTGCCATCTCGTATGAATATCCCCCATAGCATGACACTGCCTCCATCTTCCTGCACCTGTTGTGTGGTGCATATATGAAACAACTATTCATCTGGATAATGACATATCTGAGCACAACCATTGACCTGGTCTGAAAGAAATGTCATTTATCCCAACATGTGAC containing:
- the LOC124720084 gene encoding zinc finger protein 724-like isoform X1; the protein is MDCKGTSWVKKEKNEIYAEPESLFLEGPLKIVMPSLHIKQDLELKQEDGIERDCLEDNLGISHPNDFIKEDPELNLEVAASIREASDSLSFIQSAGDSCDISYQETLHQGVVNDKLEMYAEKSTDFSVSHNYTKIQTSQEDGLCGTRLSCSIREKEFHKFNCSFCLQSFPSKYRLIMHIFIHIDGVQAPAFVCKSCGEVLPTDDCLKEHLRMREGDQALSATNSEKLECSDDHENNISFECVQEGIVEQTAEPPSYKVPSKSFKKSFNDICNTHTVKQAEEKLERCNDCLISCTSDHFHVQPVLSPKRHHKCDVCGKMFTLLGNLKKHNVIHTGEIPHECDVCGKSFTERGSLKRHELIHTGQRPHKCDVCGKSFTQSGSLKNHKLIHTGQRPHKCDVCGKSFTQSGNLKTQKLIHTGETPHECDVCGKSFIERRSLKKQKLLHTGQRLHKCDVCGKSFTQSGSLKNHKLIHTGQRPHKCDVCGKSFTQLGNLKTHVLIHTGERVHKCDTCGKLFNVLRNLKAHMLIHSGKRLYKCSICRKSFTQWGTLRKHKLIHTT
- the LOC124720084 gene encoding zinc finger protein 724-like isoform X2, translated to MDCKGTSWVKKEKNEIYAEPESLCLEDNLGISHPNDFIKEDPELNLEVAASIREASDSLSFIQSAGDSCDISYQETLHQGVVNDKLEMYAEKSTDFSVSHNYTKIQTSQEDGLCGTRLSCSIREKEFHKFNCSFCLQSFPSKYRLIMHIFIHIDGVQAPAFVCKSCGEVLPTDDCLKEHLRMREGDQALSATNSEKLECSDDHENNISFECVQEGIVEQTAEPPSYKVPSKSFKKSFNDICNTHTVKQAEEKLERCNDCLISCTSDHFHVQPVLSPKRHHKCDVCGKMFTLLGNLKKHNVIHTGEIPHECDVCGKSFTERGSLKRHELIHTGQRPHKCDVCGKSFTQSGSLKNHKLIHTGQRPHKCDVCGKSFTQSGNLKTQKLIHTGETPHECDVCGKSFIERRSLKKQKLLHTGQRLHKCDVCGKSFTQSGSLKNHKLIHTGQRPHKCDVCGKSFTQLGNLKTHVLIHTGERVHKCDTCGKLFNVLRNLKAHMLIHSGKRLYKCSICRKSFTQWGTLRKHKLIHTT
- the LOC124720084 gene encoding zinc finger protein 724-like isoform X3, whose translation is MPSLHIKQDLELKQEDGIERDCLEDNLGISHPNDFIKEDPELNLEVAASIREASDSLSFIQSAGDSCDISYQETLHQGVVNDKLEMYAEKSTDFSVSHNYTKIQTSQEDGLCGTRLSCSIREKEFHKFNCSFCLQSFPSKYRLIMHIFIHIDGVQAPAFVCKSCGEVLPTDDCLKEHLRMREGDQALSATNSEKLECSDDHENNISFECVQEGIVEQTAEPPSYKVPSKSFKKSFNDICNTHTVKQAEEKLERCNDCLISCTSDHFHVQPVLSPKRHHKCDVCGKMFTLLGNLKKHNVIHTGEIPHECDVCGKSFTERGSLKRHELIHTGQRPHKCDVCGKSFTQSGSLKNHKLIHTGQRPHKCDVCGKSFTQSGNLKTQKLIHTGETPHECDVCGKSFIERRSLKKQKLLHTGQRLHKCDVCGKSFTQSGSLKNHKLIHTGQRPHKCDVCGKSFTQLGNLKTHVLIHTGERVHKCDTCGKLFNVLRNLKAHMLIHSGKRLYKCSICRKSFTQWGTLRKHKLIHTT